One window from the genome of Bdellovibrio sp. NC01 encodes:
- a CDS encoding gluconate 2-dehydrogenase subunit 3 family protein: MEEESTEKFEVSRREALKIAATGLLASLPIAGIAEKAEAAVTKSKAATTPTKKPVKTTYIFLNKQEAAFIEAATARLIPADEKWGGAIEAGVPNYIDKQLGGSWGAGERLYRSGPWQVGTKTQGYQLPFTPAELFRTALKALNKQMKTPLNKMSPDQQDSFLKELEKGGADLDGVPSAVFFSSLLQLTMEGFFSDPVYGGNYDMISWRMIGFPGAYGSYYDVLDKHGIKIDRAPMSLAEDSMGKIHQHSNIPASLGTVKGKGGK; the protein is encoded by the coding sequence GTGGAAGAGGAATCAACGGAAAAGTTTGAGGTTTCCCGACGTGAAGCCTTAAAGATTGCAGCAACTGGGTTGCTTGCCAGTTTACCTATCGCGGGTATAGCAGAAAAAGCGGAAGCTGCGGTTACTAAATCAAAAGCAGCAACAACACCGACAAAGAAGCCAGTAAAAACCACTTACATATTTTTGAATAAACAAGAAGCGGCGTTCATTGAAGCTGCAACCGCAAGATTGATTCCGGCTGATGAAAAATGGGGCGGAGCGATCGAAGCTGGAGTGCCAAACTACATCGACAAACAACTCGGTGGAAGTTGGGGCGCAGGTGAACGCCTTTATCGTTCGGGGCCTTGGCAAGTAGGTACGAAAACTCAGGGTTATCAGTTGCCTTTTACTCCGGCAGAACTTTTCCGCACAGCTTTAAAGGCGCTCAATAAACAAATGAAGACTCCGCTAAATAAAATGTCACCTGACCAACAAGATTCTTTTTTAAAGGAACTTGAAAAGGGCGGTGCCGATTTAGATGGAGTTCCGTCGGCAGTTTTCTTTTCGTCGTTGTTGCAACTAACGATGGAAGGATTTTTTTCTGATCCAGTCTATGGCGGTAACTACGACATGATTTCATGGCGCATGATTGGCTTTCCTGGAGCCTATGGAAGTTATTATGACGTCCTCGATAAACACGGAATCAAAATTGATCGTGCACCGATGAGTCTTGCTGAAGACTCTATGGGAAAAATTCATCAACATTCCAATATTCCTGCAAGCCTTGGAACTGTGAAAGGTAAAGGTGGAAAATAA
- a CDS encoding GMC family oxidoreductase, whose protein sequence is MATKLKPVDVVTIGVGMTGGILGKELAALGLKVVGLERGPHLDTVPDFQSPNMHDELRFAVRKGLMQDNTKEAITARNSLDQTALPIRRWDSFLPGTGLGGAMVHWNGQTYRFQVADFIYKSHIEKRYGKNFLDKDLQIQDWGVTYDELEPHYDRFEYLCGTSGKAGNIKGKIQAGGNPFEGWRSREYPTGPMKEHYAGALFRKATNELGFHPFPQPSSNLSAPYTNPEGLTMQTCSFCGFCERFGCEHFAKSSPQTIILPAALKMSNYELRTGCQVTKINLDSTKKKATGVTYVDAAGREFEQPADLVLLTAFSLNNVRMMLLSGIGKPYDPKTGEGVVGRNYAYQTMSAGQIFYDESVNINPFMASGSSGTLIDDFSGDNFDHGPLKFIGGAYIGAINTNGRPIEYRPTPPGTPKWGADWKKAVAKHYNHTVNLNGHGSSTACRQNYLDLDPTYKDAWGLPLLRITFDFPDNDIRMAQHIGAQMKKIGDAMGGKQVAVQPRQKSWDTTIYQTTHNTGGAVMGTDPNTSAVNRYLQSWDVSNLFVVGASAFPQNACYNPTGTVGALTYWAAEALKKYVKSPGALV, encoded by the coding sequence ATGGCCACGAAACTAAAACCCGTAGACGTTGTGACAATTGGCGTGGGCATGACCGGCGGAATTCTTGGAAAGGAACTTGCGGCATTAGGCTTGAAAGTCGTGGGGCTTGAGCGTGGACCACACCTCGACACGGTTCCGGATTTTCAATCTCCAAATATGCATGATGAACTGCGCTTCGCCGTTCGCAAGGGCCTGATGCAGGACAATACCAAAGAGGCCATTACCGCGCGCAACTCTTTAGATCAAACGGCATTGCCGATTCGTCGCTGGGATAGCTTTCTTCCTGGCACGGGACTTGGCGGTGCGATGGTGCATTGGAATGGGCAGACGTATCGTTTTCAAGTCGCCGACTTCATTTATAAAAGTCATATTGAAAAACGTTATGGCAAAAACTTTTTAGATAAAGATTTGCAAATTCAAGATTGGGGTGTGACTTACGATGAGCTTGAACCGCACTATGATCGTTTTGAATACCTGTGCGGTACAAGTGGTAAAGCTGGCAACATCAAAGGAAAAATTCAAGCAGGTGGTAATCCTTTTGAAGGGTGGCGCTCGCGTGAATATCCAACAGGGCCGATGAAAGAACACTATGCCGGTGCTTTATTCAGAAAAGCCACGAATGAGTTAGGCTTTCATCCTTTTCCACAGCCATCTTCCAATTTAAGTGCTCCGTATACAAATCCTGAAGGTTTGACGATGCAAACGTGTTCATTCTGTGGATTCTGTGAACGCTTTGGTTGCGAACACTTTGCGAAATCAAGTCCACAGACAATTATTTTGCCAGCGGCTTTGAAGATGTCGAATTATGAACTGCGTACCGGTTGCCAAGTTACGAAAATTAACTTGGACAGTACCAAGAAGAAAGCGACAGGGGTTACCTACGTCGATGCTGCGGGAAGAGAGTTCGAGCAACCCGCAGATTTAGTTCTGTTGACTGCGTTTTCGTTAAACAACGTGCGTATGATGTTATTGTCAGGCATTGGTAAGCCGTACGATCCGAAAACGGGTGAAGGCGTTGTCGGTCGCAATTACGCGTATCAAACGATGAGTGCAGGACAAATTTTCTATGATGAAAGCGTGAACATTAATCCTTTCATGGCTTCAGGATCGTCGGGAACTTTGATTGACGATTTCTCGGGTGATAATTTTGATCATGGTCCATTGAAGTTTATTGGTGGCGCTTATATTGGTGCGATCAATACCAACGGACGCCCGATTGAATATCGACCAACTCCGCCGGGTACACCGAAGTGGGGTGCGGATTGGAAGAAGGCAGTTGCGAAACATTATAATCACACCGTGAATTTAAATGGTCATGGCAGCTCGACAGCGTGTCGTCAGAATTATTTGGATTTAGATCCAACATACAAAGATGCCTGGGGTTTGCCATTATTGCGTATCACTTTTGATTTCCCAGATAATGATATTCGCATGGCTCAGCACATTGGTGCGCAGATGAAAAAAATCGGTGATGCCATGGGCGGCAAACAAGTGGCCGTGCAGCCTCGTCAAAAATCTTGGGACACGACAATTTATCAAACGACACATAACACGGGTGGCGCTGTCATGGGCACTGATCCAAATACAAGTGCCGTGAATCGCTATTTGCAAAGTTGGGATGTTTCAAATCTTTTCGTGGTTGGTGCATCAGCCTTCCCACAAAATGCTTGTTACAATCCGACCGGCACTGTCGGCGCATTAACTTATTGGGCTGCTGAAGCATTAAAAAAATATGTGAAGTCGCCTGGGGCGTTGGTGTAG
- a CDS encoding c-type cytochrome translates to MKLIIKSLIMILFAAGAYAADEPDMKAGEDIAMKGTPEGATACFACHGTRTEENKTGSFPRMVNQSQYYILQQLKDYSSGARNNAVMGPIAKALTDKEKADVAAYYAKILFPTPKVKKAASAVLKRGEELAVVGDLKIQVQACNNCHGPGGMGMAPAIPAIAGQHANYLEAQLKAWKDGQRKNSADLMGPIAKRLSDKDISALALYFEQVQINAGKAVAK, encoded by the coding sequence ATGAAATTGATTATTAAATCTCTTATCATGATTTTATTTGCGGCAGGAGCTTACGCGGCTGATGAGCCTGATATGAAAGCGGGTGAAGACATTGCAATGAAAGGCACACCTGAAGGTGCGACGGCATGTTTTGCCTGTCATGGCACGCGCACTGAAGAAAATAAAACTGGATCGTTCCCAAGAATGGTCAATCAATCGCAGTATTATATTTTGCAACAGCTGAAAGATTATTCCAGCGGCGCACGCAATAACGCCGTGATGGGACCGATTGCAAAGGCATTAACGGATAAGGAAAAAGCAGATGTTGCTGCCTATTATGCAAAAATACTTTTTCCAACTCCAAAAGTAAAAAAGGCAGCAAGCGCAGTTCTTAAGCGTGGCGAAGAATTGGCGGTTGTCGGTGATCTAAAAATTCAGGTGCAAGCTTGCAACAACTGTCATGGACCCGGAGGAATGGGAATGGCGCCAGCGATTCCTGCAATAGCGGGACAACATGCAAATTATTTGGAAGCTCAGCTTAAAGCATGGAAAGATGGGCAACGCAAAAACAGCGCGGATCTGATGGGACCCATAGCAAAACGACTGTCAGATAAAGATATATCGGCGTTGGCTTTGTATTTTGAACAAGTGCAGATCAATGCGGGTAAAGCCGTAGCAAAATAG
- a CDS encoding bacterioferritin: protein MGQMNPHRPTQNLTTNTPQAVPGLYDVDEIKQQAASSIIEGAVTKNYPLDVNQACALLNEALATEINCVLRYRHHQIIAKGINFLDISKEFEEHAENEQRHMMMLAERINQLGGNPDFNPLSVAGKAVTDYGQSHDLRAMIREDLVAERIVIDVYRKMISWFGLGDPTTRVMLEKIMADEEEHANDLADLLAVSEKHN, encoded by the coding sequence ATGGGACAAATGAATCCACATAGACCAACTCAGAATCTTACGACGAACACACCACAAGCAGTGCCAGGTCTTTATGATGTTGATGAGATTAAGCAACAAGCAGCCTCTTCTATAATTGAAGGCGCAGTCACAAAAAATTATCCGCTTGATGTAAATCAAGCATGTGCACTTTTAAATGAAGCTTTGGCAACCGAGATAAATTGTGTGCTCCGTTATCGTCACCATCAAATCATTGCCAAAGGAATCAATTTCCTCGATATTTCAAAAGAGTTCGAGGAGCACGCCGAAAACGAACAGAGGCACATGATGATGCTTGCTGAACGAATCAATCAATTAGGCGGAAATCCTGATTTCAATCCTCTCAGTGTCGCTGGCAAGGCGGTTACTGATTATGGTCAATCTCATGATTTGCGCGCGATGATTCGTGAAGATCTCGTTGCTGAAAGAATCGTTATCGACGTTTATCGCAAAATGATTTCTTGGTTCGGGCTGGGTGATCCTACGACTCGTGTCATGCTTGAAAAAATAATGGCAGATGAAGAAGAGCACGCAAATGATTTGGCGGATCTTCTTGCCGTTAGTGAAAAGCATAACTAA
- the mdtD gene encoding multidrug transporter subunit MdtD, whose translation MAVKSSVNEPVSKNILLWLVAVGFFMETLDATIVNTALPSMAKSLGESPLLMQSVIIAYSLTIAVVIPASGWIADRFGTKRVFFSAIFMFSIGSLLCAFSQTLPQLVISRVIQGMGGAMMMPVGRLAVLRAFPANEFLRAISFVTIPALVGPLIGPTLGGWLVEFASWHWIFLINIPVGILGCIFTYTHMPDIRGEPRRFDIPGFVMLSVSMVFISFALDGLSELGFPHATVLVLLIFGLASLSSYWLHASRTKDPLFSLHLFKSQTYSIGLMGNLFARIGSSSMPFLIPLLLQVSLKYSPFEAGMTMIPVALAGIFAKRLATPLIVKMGYKNVLVGNTILVGLAMASFALFNPNHPIWLRIIQLIFFGTVNSVQFTAMNTLTLKDLGAKYASSGNSLFSMIQMLAMSFAVAAAGALLSTFAKHFGTYEDGVYAIQAFRWTFVCMGVITCSSAWIFWQLPASLKDASTAEPVEAV comes from the coding sequence ATTGCAGTGAAAAGCTCTGTGAACGAACCAGTTTCAAAAAATATTCTTCTATGGTTGGTGGCAGTCGGGTTTTTCATGGAAACTCTCGATGCCACCATCGTTAATACCGCATTACCAAGCATGGCAAAAAGTTTGGGCGAAAGTCCTTTGCTTATGCAGTCGGTGATCATCGCATATTCATTAACAATTGCCGTTGTGATTCCAGCGTCAGGTTGGATTGCTGATCGCTTCGGAACGAAGCGTGTGTTCTTTTCTGCGATCTTTATGTTTAGCATTGGTTCGCTATTGTGCGCGTTTTCGCAAACGCTTCCGCAATTGGTGATCTCGCGTGTGATTCAAGGGATGGGTGGCGCGATGATGATGCCAGTGGGACGCTTAGCTGTTCTGCGTGCGTTTCCTGCAAATGAATTCTTACGTGCGATTAGCTTCGTTACCATTCCGGCGTTGGTAGGGCCGCTCATAGGTCCCACATTAGGTGGTTGGCTGGTTGAATTCGCTTCGTGGCACTGGATTTTCTTAATCAATATTCCCGTTGGTATTCTAGGTTGTATTTTTACTTACACCCACATGCCTGATATTCGCGGGGAGCCACGCCGGTTTGATATTCCTGGCTTCGTCATGCTTTCAGTCAGCATGGTCTTTATTTCATTCGCACTTGATGGCTTGTCGGAACTGGGATTTCCTCACGCGACGGTATTGGTGCTTTTGATTTTCGGTCTAGCAAGTTTGAGTTCTTATTGGCTTCATGCTTCGCGCACGAAAGATCCTCTTTTTTCTTTGCACTTATTTAAATCGCAAACGTACAGCATCGGATTGATGGGCAACTTGTTCGCGCGTATCGGCAGCAGCAGTATGCCATTTTTGATTCCATTGCTGTTGCAAGTAAGTTTGAAGTATTCGCCGTTTGAAGCGGGGATGACAATGATTCCGGTCGCGTTAGCGGGGATCTTTGCGAAACGTTTGGCGACTCCGTTGATCGTGAAGATGGGTTATAAAAATGTTTTGGTTGGTAATACGATTCTTGTTGGTCTTGCAATGGCAAGCTTTGCGCTGTTCAATCCCAATCATCCAATCTGGTTACGAATCATTCAGTTGATCTTCTTCGGTACCGTGAATTCCGTGCAGTTCACAGCGATGAATACACTGACGTTGAAAGACTTGGGCGCCAAATATGCAAGCAGTGGAAATAGTTTATTTTCAATGATTCAGATGTTGGCCATGAGTTTTGCGGTGGCTGCGGCAGGAGCTTTGCTATCAACATTTGCAAAACACTTTGGTACCTACGAAGACGGAGTCTATGCAATTCAAGCGTTCCGTTGGACTTTTGTTTGTATGGGTGTGATTACTTGCAGTTCGGCATGGATCTTTTGGCAATTGCCGGCATCGTTGAAAGACGCTTCAACCGCAGAACCGGTAGAGGCCGTATAA
- a CDS encoding M14 family metallopeptidase: MLHIIFSLLISMHAPAASTNYSTVQDNLKRIAQENPTTTELISIGTSDAGEQINGLKIGNGETADLIVATHHGNEYGSTAVAVGAAESFAKNPIVGHTVYVIPVLNINGYNNRNRYERLPSGSLDQNRDYPGPCVTTKSFRSKSTKALADFIAEKNIVSSATLHTYWPAVLYPWGFSTNDVTTSYESTFINLAKAAVVESGYAVGNSKELLYAADGAFEDYAFWKHGVWSLLFEMGNSHNPSQSAMNQMVATNVPGLRRFIENAPKERAANHEFTGKCDYTRALQRTHLE, encoded by the coding sequence ATGCTACATATTATTTTTTCACTTTTAATTTCGATGCATGCCCCAGCGGCTTCTACCAACTATTCAACGGTGCAAGACAATCTTAAAAGAATTGCGCAAGAGAATCCAACTACCACTGAACTAATCAGCATCGGTACTTCAGATGCTGGTGAGCAAATCAATGGTTTGAAAATCGGTAACGGTGAAACAGCAGACCTTATTGTTGCCACTCACCATGGTAACGAATACGGTTCGACGGCAGTTGCGGTTGGCGCAGCAGAGTCGTTCGCAAAAAATCCAATCGTAGGCCACACAGTTTACGTTATTCCAGTTTTGAACATCAACGGTTACAACAACCGCAACCGTTATGAAAGACTTCCAAGCGGAAGCCTTGATCAAAACCGCGACTACCCAGGACCTTGTGTAACAACGAAATCTTTCCGCTCGAAATCAACAAAAGCTCTTGCTGATTTCATCGCTGAAAAGAATATCGTAAGCTCTGCAACTCTACACACTTACTGGCCAGCAGTTCTTTATCCTTGGGGCTTTTCCACAAATGACGTGACGACTTCTTACGAATCCACGTTCATCAACCTGGCAAAAGCAGCCGTGGTTGAAAGCGGATACGCTGTAGGAAACTCTAAAGAGCTTCTTTACGCGGCAGACGGTGCCTTTGAAGATTACGCTTTCTGGAAACACGGTGTTTGGTCATTGTTGTTTGAAATGGGTAACTCGCACAATCCATCACAAAGTGCGATGAACCAAATGGTAGCGACAAATGTTCCGGGTCTTCGTCGCTTTATCGAAAATGCTCCGAAAGAACGTGCCGCAAATCACGAGTTCACGGGCAAATGTGATTACACTCGCGCACTACAAAGAACTCACCTAGAATAG
- a CDS encoding NAD(P)H-quinone oxidoreductase, which yields MKFINISQFGGPEVLVQQETETPKAAAGEVLIEVHAAGINRPDVFQRQGTYPPPPGASVIPGLEVAGVVVSCGEGVQRWKKGDQVCALVSGGGYAEYVNVPEGQCLPIPHGFDFIHAAALPETFFTVWTNLFEDGRLIANETALIHGGAGGIGTTAIQMAKALGAKVLTTAGKKESVAILQELGADRVILYKEEDFVKVAKEFTHDKGVNVILDMVGGDYFVRNLDALAYQGRLVQIASLHGAKVELDISKMMMKRLMITGSTLRPRNVTEKSRIARALEEKIWPLLNQGKMKPHIFKVLPLEQASEGHRLMEESQHTGKIILKVK from the coding sequence ATGAAGTTCATTAACATATCTCAATTCGGTGGCCCTGAAGTTCTTGTGCAACAAGAAACAGAAACTCCGAAAGCCGCTGCTGGAGAGGTTTTGATCGAAGTACATGCAGCGGGAATTAATCGCCCTGACGTTTTTCAGCGCCAAGGAACATATCCTCCACCGCCAGGAGCTTCTGTAATTCCAGGTCTTGAAGTGGCTGGTGTCGTTGTTTCGTGCGGCGAAGGAGTTCAGCGTTGGAAAAAGGGCGATCAAGTGTGCGCACTTGTAAGTGGTGGTGGTTATGCAGAGTACGTCAATGTGCCCGAAGGACAGTGTCTTCCGATTCCTCACGGCTTTGATTTTATTCACGCGGCTGCACTGCCTGAGACCTTCTTTACAGTTTGGACAAATCTTTTCGAAGATGGCCGTTTAATCGCGAATGAGACAGCATTAATTCATGGCGGAGCCGGTGGCATCGGTACAACTGCTATTCAAATGGCGAAAGCACTTGGTGCAAAAGTTTTAACAACAGCGGGGAAGAAAGAATCTGTCGCAATTTTACAAGAGCTCGGTGCGGATCGTGTGATCCTTTATAAAGAAGAAGACTTCGTGAAGGTTGCAAAGGAATTTACGCACGATAAAGGTGTAAATGTCATTCTTGATATGGTGGGTGGCGATTACTTCGTCAGAAATTTAGATGCATTGGCATATCAAGGCCGTCTTGTGCAAATCGCAAGCTTACACGGAGCCAAGGTCGAACTAGATATCAGCAAAATGATGATGAAACGTCTAATGATCACAGGATCAACTCTTCGTCCACGCAACGTCACAGAAAAGTCACGCATCGCTCGCGCACTCGAAGAAAAGATCTGGCCACTCTTAAATCAGGGCAAAATGAAGCCCCACATCTTCAAAGTTTTGCCTCTAGAGCAAGCCTCGGAAGGTCATCGTCTGATGGAAGAAAGCCAACACACCGGCAAAATTATTTTAAAAGTAAAATAA
- a CDS encoding helix-turn-helix transcriptional regulator yields MEHSIYLAGLKKALKAKDVNYAELASELKMTESGVKKMLNAKDISFRRVLQICEVLNILPGQLFSLSEKSAIAEITLTNAQQDALLKNRSLLAVYWRLAIEHHELSEIETLQKISKAELKKLLDRLVSLDLLSYSKGRYKSRHPEKFKWADDSRLAIQLNREWSELTLQRSLQKDSKNLHRLIAVKLSDDTYNEFKKRISNLIDETIQESQREELTQPKNTLKTATILLATTPKGVLDP; encoded by the coding sequence GTGGAACACTCGATCTACCTAGCCGGACTGAAGAAAGCGCTAAAAGCCAAAGACGTAAATTACGCTGAGCTTGCGTCGGAATTAAAGATGACCGAATCCGGCGTAAAGAAAATGTTGAATGCAAAAGACATTTCCTTTCGCCGCGTCTTACAAATCTGCGAAGTCTTAAACATTCTTCCGGGACAACTTTTTAGTCTTTCAGAAAAATCAGCGATTGCAGAAATAACTCTGACGAATGCTCAACAAGATGCCTTACTGAAAAATCGTAGCTTACTCGCAGTGTACTGGCGTTTGGCGATTGAACATCACGAACTCAGTGAAATCGAAACTCTGCAAAAAATTTCAAAGGCAGAGCTTAAAAAATTATTGGATCGCTTAGTGAGCTTAGATTTATTGTCTTACTCAAAAGGCCGTTACAAATCACGCCACCCCGAAAAATTCAAATGGGCTGATGATTCAAGGTTAGCTATTCAACTCAATCGCGAATGGTCGGAACTGACGCTACAAAGGTCTTTACAAAAAGATTCAAAGAATCTCCATCGCTTAATCGCAGTAAAACTTAGCGATGATACTTACAACGAATTCAAAAAAAGAATCTCAAACCTGATAGACGAAACAATCCAAGAATCCCAACGCGAAGAACTGACCCAACCCAAAAACACCCTAAAAACCGCAACCATCCTTCTAGCAACAACCCCAAAAGGCGTCTTAGACCCCTAA
- a CDS encoding Xaa-Pro peptidase family protein — protein MKAQTYIQRRKQLAAKYSRTLFVIYSGDEKMRSHSVAHRFKVASDFYYLTGLELSGAYLVLASDTSYLLSKAFSHEAAVWDDEAILNSEEQEFVQDVQKESVDKLADIVQSHLAQFDRLAFALGRNAQADDELLNSIAFEKRYRGRKLATPLAITDSRTLVGTLRLKKDDDEIANMREAGRRSSLVHHELMKLKIVGKTERQVANWIEAQFMLQDMSWTAYQTIVGSGERTVLLHARATDKVIKDNELVLIDAGAEWKGYCADITRTITAGSKFTQAQRELYDIVLKAHKDVISEVKEGLTLTQLHEHTLQVLSEGLARHGYNKDEVKNEVSSLMAHSTSHWIGLDVHDPSAYFDDLGQAIKLEQGMTFTVEPGLYFRSGFDKISKFKNMGVRIEDDILVTAKGHESFTKVAKEIEEIETLRSQQA, from the coding sequence ATGAAAGCACAGACTTATATCCAAAGAAGAAAACAGTTGGCCGCTAAATACTCTCGTACATTGTTTGTGATCTATTCGGGTGATGAAAAAATGCGATCGCACTCAGTCGCCCATCGCTTTAAGGTCGCTTCGGATTTTTATTATCTGACGGGGTTAGAATTGTCAGGCGCGTATCTTGTTCTTGCTAGCGACACATCGTATTTATTGTCGAAGGCGTTTTCACACGAAGCCGCGGTTTGGGATGATGAAGCGATTTTAAATTCTGAAGAGCAAGAGTTCGTTCAAGATGTGCAAAAAGAAAGCGTGGATAAACTTGCGGATATCGTGCAATCACATCTTGCGCAATTTGATCGTTTAGCATTTGCACTGGGACGTAATGCACAAGCCGACGATGAGCTATTGAACAGTATCGCTTTCGAAAAACGTTATCGTGGCAGAAAATTGGCGACACCACTTGCTATAACGGATTCACGTACCTTAGTCGGCACTTTGCGTTTGAAAAAAGACGACGATGAAATTGCGAATATGCGTGAAGCAGGACGCAGAAGTTCTTTGGTGCATCATGAACTTATGAAATTAAAGATCGTCGGGAAAACTGAGCGCCAAGTGGCAAATTGGATTGAAGCGCAGTTCATGCTGCAAGACATGTCATGGACGGCCTATCAAACCATCGTCGGTTCGGGAGAGCGCACTGTTTTGTTGCATGCGCGAGCTACAGATAAAGTGATTAAAGATAACGAACTTGTTCTTATAGATGCCGGTGCGGAATGGAAAGGCTACTGTGCTGATATTACTCGCACAATCACAGCGGGAAGTAAGTTCACTCAGGCACAGAGGGAACTCTACGATATAGTTTTGAAAGCTCATAAAGATGTTATTTCTGAAGTGAAGGAAGGACTGACACTTACGCAGTTGCATGAACACACTCTGCAGGTTTTGAGTGAAGGGCTTGCACGTCATGGTTACAATAAGGATGAAGTAAAAAATGAGGTAAGCTCACTGATGGCGCATTCGACTTCGCACTGGATTGGTTTAGATGTGCACGATCCATCTGCATATTTTGACGATCTGGGGCAAGCGATCAAATTGGAGCAAGGCATGACGTTTACTGTAGAGCCTGGATTGTACTTCAGAAGCGGCTTTGACAAGATTTCGAAATTCAAAAACATGGGCGTGCGCATTGAAGACGACATACTTGTCACTGCAAAAGGACACGAGTCCTTTACGAAAGTCGCAAAAGAAATTGAAGAGATCGAGACCTTACGAAGTCAGCAAGCTTGA
- a CDS encoding outer membrane beta-barrel protein — MKKLIIIFAGILMSGAVHAQSVEGIKEGSNTVRLLLGASQSAFSGGVAYERRSGTFGVGGFLLSSTKDSDANKPETLTFGLDVTSHLIDKNDLDVYISPGIAVTNSDAATSAGDDDTLFGPTLKIGTVYSLNHGWGVGLEYLRVFNWFSEKSPAQIDFANLVVSYSF; from the coding sequence ATGAAAAAACTGATTATCATCTTTGCAGGAATTCTTATGTCGGGCGCAGTACATGCTCAGTCTGTAGAAGGCATTAAAGAGGGATCAAACACTGTTCGTTTGCTATTGGGCGCATCTCAATCAGCATTCAGCGGCGGTGTTGCATATGAAAGAAGAAGCGGCACATTCGGTGTTGGCGGTTTCTTACTCTCATCAACTAAAGATTCAGATGCAAACAAACCTGAAACTCTCACATTCGGCTTGGATGTGACTTCTCACCTTATCGATAAAAATGATTTAGACGTTTATATCTCGCCAGGTATCGCAGTGACGAATTCAGATGCTGCGACTTCAGCTGGCGATGACGACACATTGTTTGGACCAACTTTAAAAATTGGAACGGTTTATTCTTTAAACCACGGCTGGGGCGTTGGTTTAGAGTACCTGCGAGTGTTCAACTGGTTTAGCGAAAAATCTCCTGCACAAATTGACTTCGCTAATTTGGTTGTCTCTTATTCCTTCTAG
- the rsmG gene encoding 16S rRNA (guanine(527)-N(7))-methyltransferase RsmG has translation MQFDNRIPLILELGFREEALPQLQAYIDLLWAANEELNLFSRQMKFEELIDNHLIDCLLPLKQFPKNIKAAADFGSGGGLPGVLYAIQFPNVAYHLYEKSPKKQEFLNRCKKIAPNLQVHGEIPQDLKDIDVVTARAFKPIDVILDISRTYYNKGGKYFLLKGRMEKIEEEMQLARKKFKKLEAKVEVLKSPVMEVERHLVLI, from the coding sequence ATGCAGTTTGATAACAGAATTCCTTTAATCCTTGAACTCGGCTTCCGCGAAGAAGCTCTGCCACAACTTCAGGCCTATATCGATCTTCTTTGGGCAGCCAACGAAGAACTGAACCTCTTCAGCCGCCAAATGAAGTTTGAAGAATTAATCGACAATCACTTGATCGATTGCCTTCTGCCATTAAAGCAATTCCCAAAAAACATCAAAGCAGCAGCAGACTTCGGCTCGGGCGGCGGCTTACCAGGAGTACTCTACGCAATCCAATTTCCAAACGTCGCGTATCACTTGTATGAGAAGAGCCCGAAAAAACAAGAATTCCTAAACCGCTGCAAAAAAATCGCCCCCAACCTGCAAGTCCACGGCGAAATCCCACAAGACTTAAAAGACATTGACGTCGTAACAGCAAGAGCCTTCAAGCCCATCGACGTCATCCTCGACATCAGCCGCACTTACTACAACAAAGGCGGCAAGTACTTCCTACTAAAAGGACGTATGGAAAAAATCGAAGAAGAAATGCAACTAGCCCGCAAAAAATTTAAAAAGCTAGAAGCAAAAGTAGAAGTTCTAAAATCCCCAGTGATGGAAGTAGAACGCCACCTAGTACTGATCTAA